A region of the Rouxiella sp. S1S-2 genome:
ACTTCTCCTAAAGGGGGTGCCGCAATGTCAGGAGGATATGGAATTCAGTCCCCTCTAGGTACCATTTTCGCCAGCAATATCACGCCATCGAAAGTGGCAGGTATCGGAAATTATACTGAGCAGGATTTTGCCCGCGCCGTCAGGCAGGGTATTAACAAGCAGGGTCAATATCTCTATCCCGCAATGCCTTACACATCATATTCTCGCATCACCGACTCTGATATTCAGGCACTTTATGCCTATTTCATGCACGGCGTAGCCGCAGTTGATGTTAAGGCTCCTCAGACTCATCTCCCCTTCCCGTTTAATATTCGCAGTTCGATGGCGCTGTGGAATACCCTGTTTTCTAACAATAAACCGTTTATTGCTGAAGAGAGTGTCTCGCCACAGGTCAATCGTGGAAACTATTTGGTCAATGCGTTGGCACACTGCGATACCTGTCATACGCCACGTAATGCATTGATGGGACAGGATGACAGCAAGGCGCTTTCAGGCGGCAGTCTGGGCAGTTGGTACGCACCTAATATAACGCCTGATAAAACATCAGGCATTGGCAGTTGGTCGGGGGAGGATTTAGCACGGTACCTCAAAACGGGGCACCTTGCTGGTAAGGCGCAGGCAGCAGGACCGATGGCTGAAGCTGTAGAGCACAGCCTCCAACATCTTTCCTCTGCGGATATCGAGGCAATGGTCGCCTATTTAAAGCAGATCCCTGCCGTAAACACCGGTGGTTCTCAATCACGCGATAGCTATGGTGCTGCATCGAGTACCGAACAGCAGATGCGTGGCGACCAGGCCTCAGCCGAACCGGGTTGGGCAGTTTTCAGTGGGAGTTGTGCTAATTGTCATCAGGCAAACGGCGAGGGGACGTCCTATTACCCTTCTCTCTTCCACAACAGTGCAACCGGTGCAGATAACCCGACTAATCTGGTCTCAGCCATTCTCAACGGCGTACATCGCAATGTAAACGGCCAGCAGGTCGATATGCCGGTATTTGGTCCAGATGCGAATTTCTCGATGCAACTCACCGATCGGCAAATCGCTGACGTCAGCAACTATGTCCTGACAACCTTTGGCAACCCAAAGGTCAGCGTAACCGCCGCGCAGGTTCAACAAATTCGCGAGGGCGGTCCGAAACCACTACTGGCGCAACTGACCACGCCAGCGGTAATGATTGGCATTGCTGCCGTCGTCTTGCTGGCAGCGATTCTGCTCGGGGTGTGGGTAAGTAATAGAAGGAAAAAAAATGTCGCGAGAAAATAACCTTCCAGACTCGGTAAGCCGCCGCCGAATACTTCAGGGTATCGGTATTCTCTCATTGAGTGCGTTATCAGCCTCTTTATTTCCTGCGATCAAGGCACAGGCTCAAGAGATGAACGACAGTGGTTTTACTTCACTTTCCTCATTCTTGGTCAGTCGTCCCATTAACGCAATTTTGGCGCAGCGCTATTACCGCGCATTAGTCAAAAACGCTCCCGACTTTCCGACACGACTCGCCGAACTCAATCGTTATATTAACGATCATCATTTCGCGCATATGGATGATTTTGTTGCCAGTGTGAAGTCTGATGATGCGCGTTTTACAACGGCTAGCCATATCGTTGCAGCCTGGTACACCGGTGTCGTAGGAGAAGACGAAAATATGGCGTTAATCGCCTACGCAGACGCAATGATGTACCTGCCAACCAAAGGCATTCTTGTCATACCGACTTACGGATTGGGACCTGATACTTGGGGCAGCAAGCCCGTTATCCCACCTTCAGATAAAGGAAGCAATGTATGAGCAATAAACAAGTCGATGCTGACGTTATCATCATTGGTTCAGGGGTTATGGGTGGGTTAATCGCCTGCCAACTGGCGAAAGCAGGAAAATCGGTCATTATTCTTGAGGCCGGTCCCCGCGTTAAACGTGAGGATATCGTCGAACGTTTCCGTAATGCGCCAACGAAAATGTCACTGACCAACATGAAGTTACAGGGCGCGGGTTCTCCCTACCCTAATCCACCGCATATTCCTTCAACCTATGGGCCCTATTTACAGCAGATGGGACCCGTCAAATATCCAACAAAATATCTGCGCGTGGTTGGCGGCACGACCTGGCATTTTGGCTCAGCGTTGTGGCGAATGATCCCAAATGATTTCAAGCTTAAAAGCCTGTATGGACATGGTCGCGACTGGCCTTTTGGCTATGATGAAATCGAGCCGTGGTATGGACGTGCCGAACAGGAACTTGGGGTTTCCGGTATGGACGGGCAAGATGAAAGCGGTCAAGGTGGAAAGCCTTGGCCTCCACGCTCAACGCCTTTTCCAATGAAAGGGCTGACGCCGAGCTATATGTTTACCCGTCTTTCCGAACTGCTGCAAAAGGGGGATTTTCACCCGGTATATGAGCCAAATGGACGCGCAACACGGCCCTATGGCCAACGCCCAATCTGTGCCGGTAACAATAACTGCAATCCCGTTTGTCCGATCGGTGCAAAATATGATGGTACAGTCCATATCGACCAGGCTGAACGTCTTGGTGCGAAGCTGCTAGATAATTCAGTGGTTTACAAAATAGAAGCTGATGATAAAGGCAAAATCACCGGCGTAGGGTATAAAAAACCTGATGGTTCTGAACATCACCTTACCGCCAACTATTTTGTGTTGGCGGCATACGGTATTGAATCTCCGAAGCTACTGCTCATGTCAACAACCTCACGTTACCCTAACGGTATTGCTAACAGTTCCGATCAGGTTGGGCGCAATTTGATGGGTCATACAGGCATCAGCATGAACGTGATGATGAAAGAGGATGTCTGGCCAGGACAAGGACCGACCGAGCTATTGGTTTATCTTAACAACCGTGATGGCGAGCAGCGTAAGGATATACCCAGCTACAAAACCAAGGTGCGTAATACAGTCCCTACGGCCGATTTCGCGTCAACGCTGATAGCTAAAGGAGTATTGGGGTCCAAACTCGATGAGGAGTTGCAGCGTACTTCCGCTCGTTCACTCAACTTTGCCGTAGATATTGAAACCTTACCGCTGCCCGAGAATCGCATCGTACCGAGCAAAACCAAGACCGATGGTATTGGCCTGCCAGTGCCAGAGATTTATTACAGTGTTACCGATTATTGGCAAGCAGGTAAAGAAGCTGCGCTAAAGGATTTTGATAAGATTGCCACGTTGCTTAACGCCGATGTGCTGAAAATCGACACCAGTTATCAGGACAGGCAGCACATCATGGGCACGACGATTATGGGGGATGATCCGCAGAATTCGGTGGTCGATCGCAACTGTCAGACTCACGACCATCCCAATCTCTTTATTGCGGGAACATCGGTGATGCCCTCTGCATCCTGTATGAATCCTACTCTTACCGGTGCAGCCTTGAGTCTTCGCCTGGCCCATCATCTCTTAACGGTGGTTAATGTTTAACGTACCGAAGATAAAATAAAAGTCCTGGCCATTCGACCAGGACTTTTCCTCTGATTGATAGCTGCCTTATGGCAGCTATTCACCTTATTGAGCGACTTTTTTATCTGCGTTTTCTACGTGACCTTAAAATTATCCAGCCGAAAATGAGCACCAGCAAAGCCACAACAATCATGCCACCTTTGGCTATCGCGAGCAGCGGAGAGGGTTCACCTCCCTGACGCAGCGCTTTCACACGTTCCGGTGTGGTTTGAACCTTAGGATCGCCATAGGTCGTGAACAGATAGTTAACTAACGTTGCAACTTGCTTATCGTCGAGCTTGTCACTAAAGGCAGGCATAGCCTGTCCTTTCGACGGAATAAGACCTTCTAAAACGGCCATCACGGCGTTGTCTGCAACCGGACGCCTCAGCGCAGCGTTATTATAAAGTGCCGGAAGTCCATTGCCGCCTTGCCCTGAAGCCTGATGGCAAGTGGAGCAATGCGAGGCATAGAGCTTGGCCCCTTCTGGCGCTGTACCATTCATGATCGAGATGTCTGAAATTTCCGGTGCCGCAGCTGTCAGTTTTTCCGACGTCGCATTGATACTTTGTGCAGGTACACTCTGAATGTAAGTCGCAATAGCTTTTAAATCGGCAGGAGACAATTTGCTGAAGCTTTTATCAATGGCTTCAAGCATCGGCCCTCCAGCCTGAGAGCCATTATCAGCACGCCCTGTTGCCAGGTAGTCCACCAAATCCTGTTGTGTCCAACGGCCAATACCCGCATGCGGATCGGAAGTGATGTTCGGCGCAAACCAGGTTCCCAACGATGCACCCGCCAGTGACTTACCTGACTCTTCAGCCATCAGTGGATTTCTAGGTGTATGACAGGTTGAACAGTGTGCCAGCCCCTCTGCCAAATAGGCTCCACGGTTCCAAATATGCGATTGCGTGCTGTCTTCGACAAAGGGTTTTCCTCCGGCAAATATCAGGTTCCAGCCCGCCATCGATAAGCGAATATTAAACGGGAAAGGAAGCGCGGTTTCGGGTCCTTTGACGTCAACAGGCTGCACGTCTTGCATGAAGTAGGCATAAAGCGCCTTCATGTCTTCATCACTTATTTTGGAATAGGAGGTATAAGGCATAGCCGGATAGAGATTTGAACCGTCTTTGCGGATCCCTTTGCGTACCGCTTTGTCAAAATCTTCAAGCGTGTAATTGCCAATTCCAGCCGTTTTGGATGGGGTAATATTGGTTGAGAATATTTGTCCGATCGGCGTATTGATGGCCAAACCGCCGGCAAATGCTTTGCCGCCAGAATTGGTATGACAGGCACCACAGTCTCCGGCAAGGGCCAGATACTGACCTTTTGCAATCAAGGACTGACTATCACCTTGCTGCGCCAGCACGGGAAGACTCAATAACAATCCCGTTATCACTCCTGCGATCTTCAAAGAAAGCAACGTTTTCATAGTAACCCCCTTTAAATTTTACCGAGAATGGCATCGGCCGTGCGAAGGCCCAGTGCACAGGCAGTGAGTGTAGAGTTTGCGGTCGCAACCGTTGGCATGACACCTGTAGACACCATATAGAGGTTGTCATATTCCCAGGCTTTGCCCACGTGGTCAGTGACGGAGGTTTTTTCATCAAAGCCCATCGCTAAGGTGCCAGTAATGTGCTGATTGTTGCTGTAAACCCCGGGGGCGGAATAACGCACGTCTGTTGCACCTAACATTTTCGCAATATCGGCGTAGACGCTTAATGAATGTTGCATTCCTTTTTCCACATACTCATCGTAAGAGTAAGAAAATGAGGGGGTTGGCAGTCCGAGTGCATCTTTTTTACGTGAACTGAGCAGGGTCCTGTTGTTGGGGTCCGGTAACTGCTCTAACACATTTTTGATGCTCAGTTCGTGGGATGAACGAAAACGAATCGCCTGCTCAAGATCCTGCCCCGTCAGTCCTTCTTTAATGGCATTAGCGGTAACGCCGGCAACACGCGATGAGTTTGAAAAGTCTATGCGGAAGGCCGCAGATTCTGATCGGAAATCACCATCACGCAACTGCTGAATGGACGAAGGACTCATGGGGCCACGGCCGGGCCAAAGTGGTTCATCGACATAAAAAGTGGCGGAATTAGACGGGTGATCCATGAGATTGCGTCCAAGCTGATCGTAGTTATTACAAAGCCCATGCGGGTTTTTTTCATCAGCTGACAAGAACAGAATTTTTGGCGTTTCGATAGCATTTGCGGCCATAACGAACACTTCTGCCTCAACGCGGTGCGAGACTTTATTCCAGTCGTAGTAGTGCGCCGCGGTTATTTTTCCATGACCATCTTGTTCCAGCTTATAAACCACGGCCTGCGGGATTAATTTAACACCGGCTTTCTCCGCTGCATCTGCTGCAATTCCGCCGTGGTATTGAGCGTCAATCGGGCAAATAGGCATGCAGTTGTTGTTTCCACAGCACTGAGGGCGGCCATCATACGGCAGTGAGTTACGGCCCGTGGTGTTGGTCAGCAACTCATATTTAGGCGCAAGACGTTCTGTAACCCGCTGTTCGAGATACGATTTTGTTACAGGCGGAAGAGGGAAAGCTTCATTACGCGGAGAATATTTTGCCATCTCGGTAGGACCTGAAACGCCCCAAAGCAACTCGGCTTCGTAATAGTAAGGCTCGAGATCGGCGTAGCTAATAGGCCAATCGCGGCCCACCCCATACTGGGATTTAAGTCGAAAATCATTGGGAACCAAACGCCATGCCTGTGCGGCCCAGTGCCAACTGGTCCCCCCGACCACGCGGATATATTCGGGTTTGTAAGGGTGCGGCCCTGCCTGATCCAAGTATCCATTGTCTTCGGGTTTATAATCTGGGAAAGGGGCTATTTTAGAGTTTGGATAAGGTGCAATAAAATCGTCTTTACGCGCCGAGTGCCTAAAATTAGTCACAATATCATCGCGTTGAATTCTTGGACCAGCTTCAAGCATCAGCACCTGGCGCCCCGCCAAAGCCAGTTTACGTGCCGTTAGCGCCCCAACGACGCCAGAACCAATGACGAGGACATCGGTAGTAATAGTGTCAGACATTTTTGTCACTTCTTTTTAATATATCGAATTGAAAATGAAATGTAGACCGTTGGATTAGAACGGTTTTTTGGCCCAACTGCCGTAGGCGCCATAGGCATAACTTGGTGGTCTAAGGACGTCTGCAACTTCTTTATTGGCCAGCGCATCGACATAAGCCACGCAGACGGCGTTGTCTCCCGATCCAACGATGCCGAGATACCATCCAGTCAGGAGCAGCCCTGGCAGCCCCACTAAATCGGCAACCGCAGGATCGGCGCTCAGTCTGTTTTTCAAATCAGCCGCTTTGATGGAGTGTTCGTCGATGTAAGCGCGAAGGTGTGAAAGCTTGGTTGAAATAGTGCTGTCATACTTGGTTAACGCGGAATAAAGAGCGGTGCTGTAGTCTGCTGACAGCTTTTCACGACCAGTCAGAAATATTGAAATTGTTATAAAATCGTTACTTATAGCCGAAGAAGCATACGCGGGGAAAACTCCCGTCGGGATCAAGGTTGTGGCAGCAAGCACCCCCATCCCTTGCAATAGGCGTCTGCGCGTAAGACGGCCAGGTATATCAATCATTTGGCGTTCCTGAATTTGTTGTTTTACTGGAAATAATCTGGCCATAGATTGAGTTTTGCGTCCTGGGCAAGCATCAGAATCGCTATCTAATAACCATAGTCATTATATTGAATTAGCAAATGCTCGCCAATAACGTTAGGGGTATGATCTAAGGTGAGAGGGGTTGTTTAGGTTTTGTTTAATTAATGTGGGGGTGTTTTAATAATGTCATCTTAGTGTGAATTTAAAAATAAAAAATGTTAAATTACATTAAGTTACGGCATGACTTTTTAAGAAAAGTTGACGATGGTCACAAATATTATCGCTGTTTATGCTGTATAACAGCTTGGGAAAAGTTGTGTAACAACTAGTTTCTGCTGCCGGAATTTACCCTATTTTTGCGACTGGCACTAAGAAATGTGTGTTTTCTCGTTTGTACGTGATCAGAGGGCTGTCCATTAGTTCAACACCCTCCCTGCACTCCCTTAAAATCCTGCTCCATGATTTATAAACAGAATTCCGGCACCACAATTGCTGGTTTGGGTAGAGGAGGTATTGATGAAAAAGTCACGATGCAACAGACTGAAAAGTCTGTGCTGCTTGCTCAAGTGGCCAGAAATGCGAGGTTCTCTGGCGATGGCAATGTGCGAAGTTCGTCCACTGACATTTGTAGAATGGGCTGCCAAGGCAGTTAACTATCATACTGAGCCAACCTGTATTATCAGGGGCTGCGAGAAATAGGTAAATCTCATCAATTCGCCATCAGGGCTTTGGTGTTTAAATGGATAAGGATGATTTATCGCAGTTGGAAAAACAGGAACTGCTACTACGACGAGGCAAAATACCTTCTGGCCCTCAAAGAGCGACATTCGCCTTTGCTGGTAGCGTAAAAATCTTGTCGAATAGCTCAGGGCGTGAAGCGGACGTTGCAAATATCACGGTGTGTTATTTTTTGGGGAGCAGATCAGAGATGTTATTGAGGGTCTTGGCTGCCCACTTGCAACGTTCTTCCGTCCGAATGCGAACTATTACTGAATGAAAAAGCAAGATTCAGAGTTTCGCC
Encoded here:
- a CDS encoding cytochrome c codes for the protein MSTLLATGFSAVAADSSSPQELIAKGEYLAIAADCGACHTSPKGGAAMSGGYGIQSPLGTIFASNITPSKVAGIGNYTEQDFARAVRQGINKQGQYLYPAMPYTSYSRITDSDIQALYAYFMHGVAAVDVKAPQTHLPFPFNIRSSMALWNTLFSNNKPFIAEESVSPQVNRGNYLVNALAHCDTCHTPRNALMGQDDSKALSGGSLGSWYAPNITPDKTSGIGSWSGEDLARYLKTGHLAGKAQAAGPMAEAVEHSLQHLSSADIEAMVAYLKQIPAVNTGGSQSRDSYGAASSTEQQMRGDQASAEPGWAVFSGSCANCHQANGEGTSYYPSLFHNSATGADNPTNLVSAILNGVHRNVNGQQVDMPVFGPDANFSMQLTDRQIADVSNYVLTTFGNPKVSVTAAQVQQIREGGPKPLLAQLTTPAVMIGIAAVVLLAAILLGVWVSNRRKKNVARK
- a CDS encoding sugar dehydrogenase complex small subunit translates to MSRENNLPDSVSRRRILQGIGILSLSALSASLFPAIKAQAQEMNDSGFTSLSSFLVSRPINAILAQRYYRALVKNAPDFPTRLAELNRYINDHHFAHMDDFVASVKSDDARFTTASHIVAAWYTGVVGEDENMALIAYADAMMYLPTKGILVIPTYGLGPDTWGSKPVIPPSDKGSNV
- a CDS encoding GMC family oxidoreductase, producing MSNKQVDADVIIIGSGVMGGLIACQLAKAGKSVIILEAGPRVKREDIVERFRNAPTKMSLTNMKLQGAGSPYPNPPHIPSTYGPYLQQMGPVKYPTKYLRVVGGTTWHFGSALWRMIPNDFKLKSLYGHGRDWPFGYDEIEPWYGRAEQELGVSGMDGQDESGQGGKPWPPRSTPFPMKGLTPSYMFTRLSELLQKGDFHPVYEPNGRATRPYGQRPICAGNNNCNPVCPIGAKYDGTVHIDQAERLGAKLLDNSVVYKIEADDKGKITGVGYKKPDGSEHHLTANYFVLAAYGIESPKLLLMSTTSRYPNGIANSSDQVGRNLMGHTGISMNVMMKEDVWPGQGPTELLVYLNNRDGEQRKDIPSYKTKVRNTVPTADFASTLIAKGVLGSKLDEELQRTSARSLNFAVDIETLPLPENRIVPSKTKTDGIGLPVPEIYYSVTDYWQAGKEAALKDFDKIATLLNADVLKIDTSYQDRQHIMGTTIMGDDPQNSVVDRNCQTHDHPNLFIAGTSVMPSASCMNPTLTGAALSLRLAHHLLTVVNV
- a CDS encoding c-type cytochrome — translated: MKTLLSLKIAGVITGLLLSLPVLAQQGDSQSLIAKGQYLALAGDCGACHTNSGGKAFAGGLAINTPIGQIFSTNITPSKTAGIGNYTLEDFDKAVRKGIRKDGSNLYPAMPYTSYSKISDEDMKALYAYFMQDVQPVDVKGPETALPFPFNIRLSMAGWNLIFAGGKPFVEDSTQSHIWNRGAYLAEGLAHCSTCHTPRNPLMAEESGKSLAGASLGTWFAPNITSDPHAGIGRWTQQDLVDYLATGRADNGSQAGGPMLEAIDKSFSKLSPADLKAIATYIQSVPAQSINATSEKLTAAAPEISDISIMNGTAPEGAKLYASHCSTCHQASGQGGNGLPALYNNAALRRPVADNAVMAVLEGLIPSKGQAMPAFSDKLDDKQVATLVNYLFTTYGDPKVQTTPERVKALRQGGEPSPLLAIAKGGMIVVALLVLIFGWIILRSRRKRR
- a CDS encoding GMC family oxidoreductase, whose translation is MSDTITTDVLVIGSGVVGALTARKLALAGRQVLMLEAGPRIQRDDIVTNFRHSARKDDFIAPYPNSKIAPFPDYKPEDNGYLDQAGPHPYKPEYIRVVGGTSWHWAAQAWRLVPNDFRLKSQYGVGRDWPISYADLEPYYYEAELLWGVSGPTEMAKYSPRNEAFPLPPVTKSYLEQRVTERLAPKYELLTNTTGRNSLPYDGRPQCCGNNNCMPICPIDAQYHGGIAADAAEKAGVKLIPQAVVYKLEQDGHGKITAAHYYDWNKVSHRVEAEVFVMAANAIETPKILFLSADEKNPHGLCNNYDQLGRNLMDHPSNSATFYVDEPLWPGRGPMSPSSIQQLRDGDFRSESAAFRIDFSNSSRVAGVTANAIKEGLTGQDLEQAIRFRSSHELSIKNVLEQLPDPNNRTLLSSRKKDALGLPTPSFSYSYDEYVEKGMQHSLSVYADIAKMLGATDVRYSAPGVYSNNQHITGTLAMGFDEKTSVTDHVGKAWEYDNLYMVSTGVMPTVATANSTLTACALGLRTADAILGKI
- a CDS encoding sugar dehydrogenase complex small subunit, giving the protein MIDIPGRLTRRRLLQGMGVLAATTLIPTGVFPAYASSAISNDFITISIFLTGREKLSADYSTALYSALTKYDSTISTKLSHLRAYIDEHSIKAADLKNRLSADPAVADLVGLPGLLLTGWYLGIVGSGDNAVCVAYVDALANKEVADVLRPPSYAYGAYGSWAKKPF